The stretch of DNA GAGTCGATTGTAGTCAAAATACTTCTCAAATCCCGGACCGCCGGCCCCAGCTCGTTCAGGCTTTGCATGCCTGCCGTGACAGCCGGCGAATTCTCAGTGAGCAGACTATTCAACTGCGCCGTTGCCTGTTGCAGTTCATCCAGCGTACCTGTGACCCCTTCATAGACAGTATCTTCATAGCGTGACATCTGATCATTGATCCGGGACAACAGGGCGTTGAGTGACTCGCCGCTGGCAGCCAGGCTCTGGATGCCATCTTGCAGACTTTGCTCCTGCCCGGCCAGCGCATCGGTCAAGACCACCACATTGTCCAGCACCCGCGAAACTCGGGCGGCGTTTTCCTCAGATAACAGTGTATTTGCCCGCTCCAGCAGATTGGAAGCGCTCAACAGTATTTCTTCGCTGGTCAGACGTAATTGCGCCAGTGACGAAGGCGAGGCCTCTATTACCGGAATCCCATTATCTGATCGCAGCAGCGGACTTTCAGGCAAGCCTTCCCCCAATTCAATTGCAGCGGCACCGGTAATATTCAGAAGTGTCTGCCTGGCAACGGTGTCAACTTTAATCGGCGCGCTGGCCAGCACCCGAACCCGGGCTCTTACCACCCGAGGATCAACAGGATCCAGCCTCAACTGTTCAACTTCCCCGACCCGGATTCCGCTGTATTGCACCGGGCTGCCCACCGACAAGCCAGATACCGGCTCGTGGAACATCACCTCGTAGTAATTGACCTCGCGCTCAGAACCCGCACCGGTCACCCACAAGGCAAACAACAACGCACCGATCCCCGTACCCAGAGTAAAGAGCCCAACCAATATGTAATGCGCCCGGGTTTCCATAATGCTTTAATCTTCCTTCAGCCGTGTAGCGGCCAATTGGGCCGCACGCCCCCGCGGACCGTGAAAATACGCCTGAATCCAGGGGTCGTCTGTAGCAGCCACCTTGTCCAGGGTATCGTTGACCAGCACTTTCTTCTGCGACAACACCGCCACTCTGTCGCAAGCTGTGTACAGCGTATCAAGATCGTGGGTAATCAGGAACACTGTCAGCCCAAAAGCATCACGGACAGTCATCAATAGCTG from Pseudohongiella spirulinae encodes:
- a CDS encoding MlaD family protein, which codes for METRAHYILVGLFTLGTGIGALLFALWVTGAGSEREVNYYEVMFHEPVSGLSVGSPVQYSGIRVGEVEQLRLDPVDPRVVRARVRVLASAPIKVDTVARQTLLNITGAAAIELGEGLPESPLLRSDNGIPVIEASPSSLAQLRLTSEEILLSASNLLERANTLLSEENAARVSRVLDNVVVLTDALAGQEQSLQDGIQSLAASGESLNALLSRINDQMSRYEDTVYEGVTGTLDELQQATAQLNSLLTENSPAVTAGMQSLNELGPAVRDLRSILTTIDSITRRLADDPANFVLGNDQIREYQP